GCTGCATTGACTTGGTAACTTAcagtagaaagaaaaagagaattgCTTTGTTACTTTATGTGAAAGAGTTTTATATAAATCTCGATGACATGTAACAACTTAAACTCATTGCAGTATTTTACGACTGTGCTATTTATCTATAGAAAGATCTTTCTAGTTTTATGGCAGTCCAATTCATAAAAGACTGCACAGCTACAGCATAATGGACAGGGAGCATAATGCTGACATCGGCCGTTGCTATGTAAAGCCCAGTCTGGTCTAAAGTGCAGAAGTGACTGTCGTTCAGTTTGCTGAGAGTCAGGCTGGTTTTGGCAGGCCACCAGAGTAAGTTAATCTGACATGTTGACAAAGGTACAACATACTTTCTTAAAAACCTTGATTTTAATACAGACAGCTGTCAGAATTATGAGCTCAGAGGTTATGACAGAGACGGGTGTTATTAGTCTTGCTGTGACAGTTCTTGGAGACAGATATGGCTCtctacagaaaatgaaaagtgcgTGTGAGTCTACAACCATAACATGGCTGCATATTAAAGCAGGCATTATGCATGTGATGATGTGATTTCTTGTCTTGTCTAAGCAAACTatatgaacaaaaatataaacctCCTCAAACTAAGCCACATACTGCCTTCAAACTATGTCCATGACATATTTGCAAGACCAAGACTCTACGGCCAATTAAGcggctctgtgagactgtggTTAGGTATAACGatgctttcagctaaatgctaacatacGTACAATgccaatgctaacatgctgatatttagcaggtaatgtttaccatgttcactatttAGTTtagttagcatactaacatttggTAATTACCACTAAACACCGAGTTGAGCTGAGGCCGATGGGGATGTCTTTAATTTTGCAGGCATGTggtgataaaagaaaatatatgacaaattaaaaatttgacctcTTGGTGGATCTAAACGAAAATGTAAGGGATCATCAAAGACTGCCAGGGCTTAGTAAAACAAGTAGAACTCAAATGCATGCCCCAGAGACACAGGTAGAAGATTAAACTGTTCACCTTTCCTGGAAGATTAACATTGCAAACAGAAGCACAAAGGGGAACAGTTTAACACAAGCAAAAAGGGGAAACGGCAAGAGGCAAACTCTGTGGGCAGGCTGGAGTCGATAACAGGTAAGCAGGAACACCATGGATACCTGTcccaaatttcatgacagtccACCAAATGGCtgtcgagatatttcactgaaaaccacagatgtcaacttcatggtggTGCTATAGGATTGTGAAAGTCAGTAgaattcatcatctggggacgATGACTATTAGATGAGTTACAAAAGGGGTTTCTTGCCGAGTTTAGACATTTGTTAAGATTATGTATTATTCATCATctcagtaaatgtaaataatgattGGTCATGGAGGCCTCAATCAAGAGAAATGCATGAAATCACTAGTAAATTAAGTTATGTCAGCTGTAGGTCACATTCTTTCTCCTATTTAACCTTTTCAAATGATGATAACACATTTCAGTATAATTGCCAATGGAAGGactctatgtatttttttttttttttaattttaaaagcagATACAATTACAACTTATGTATTTCCTTAGTTAAACCCTCTGTTTATCTTGTACCCATTCAACTTTCCTTTGAAGCAAAACCCCAGATGCAGAGGAAGTTCTGTTTTGGCTTCCTCTTGAAAATGTGCTCACTTGCGGTCTTTCTTAAATTTTGTGTCACAGCTCTGTATGTCGGTCAATAGGTACCTTACTCTCTCTGAAACATCACTGATTAACGCTTACTGACACAGAAGTATGGGAGCTATTACACAGTCAGGCAGGCATAAAACAGGCATAAACCTGTCCTTTACTACCTGCTGCTACACATGTTACATCAGTGTGTCACTAAATGGCATTTAAAGTTAAATGTCTCTGGGAACAGAGTGCTAGGTAAGCAGTTTGCCTCAGGGGGTTGCAACTgggtgagagagaaggagaaggtaTAGAGAGTAagacatgaagagagagaaagaatattggccccatatactgtatagccCTGTAGGTATACAATTTCCAGGTATGGCATTTACTTTATGCTAACGCTTTTTATTGCTACTGCATGCACGCACGCGCACAtacgcacaagcacacacaagctctGAGATTTGGCCTCAAAGTGTCAAGGCAGTGCTGTATCCAGTCCGAACCAGTTCTGCAAGCTCTGAGATTTGGCCTCTCAGCATGCaggtgaaaaaataacaaaagcatAACTGCATTAACCAGCTTATGTGCACTTGTACTTCCCAGCGACCTGCCACTGGGAAAAGTCTATGACTACACACAACCAAATAGAAAAAGATAAGGACAGCTTCGAACGAAAGGAGGAAGACAAATAATGGAAACACTGATCAACACATAATTTGGATATCAAGAACTGAACAAGTTAGAGCTATCCTTAGACTCAAAGACAGCTTGAGTCGTCCTTAAATCTTAAAGTGGTTTACTACCACTCTTTATTTCAAAACTGCCCTTTTTACACTGATAAAAGCAAAGCCACTATATTGCTGGACAAACGGGGATGAATATTGCTTTTTAAACTTTGcattctacaacttcaactaaATGTACAATCATGAGATTGAGATCGAGGCCAACAGAAATCTGTCTGAAGCATTAGGTTTTTTTTAGCACAATATATAATCATACTGAAAAAATAGCAATGAAGAATATAGAGTGAAAAGAGTGATTTTaactgattgtatttttttggttgatCCATCTGAATCATCTTAGTTAAGATTACAGTTTTGTACATTTGGATATTCACATGTAAACCTGATCTAGCGGGTCACCCAAGCTGATACACTTTCACCTGTAACCTTCCTGTGAACTGTGGCCATGCTCTCTGAATTGATTGACAAATGTTCAGTCCTGTTCTATTATCGTTTAGACACGTACGCTGTTGACTTGCATGCATTTAAACCCACACACAACTAGATGAGGATGTCTTACACGTACATATActttcataaacaaaaatgtaagcaGGCATGGccaggcaacacacacacacacacacacacacacacatcctgtgCCTACCCACATATATACACTTCATGTGTTTTAGTAATAACCCCTAATGGACTTTTGGATCGCTGAAAATCAATGGGTTCAACATGTGGTCATGTTGCTTAAATGACTTCTGCACCACTTCATTTTAGCTTCATACTGACTTGCAGTAAAGATGGATatttatataatcaaatatgattaaatcaaaagctcaaaaataaaatcttttggATTATGTTAACaattctgtaaaaataaatggttgcacacacaataataaaagaaacaaagctaCTATTATTCATTGTACTTTTCTGTCATGGTATTACTGAATGTTATAAAGATATATTTTGTGATTATTATACCAATcggattaattttttttgcaaaaattgttAGCATCCATGTTTACCTGCCAGTGTTCACCTTTTTCACTGCCATTGCTGGCACATTGCTGCACTGCTTTGCATGTCACCAACTGATAATGACATTAGTGTATCACGTCACACCTGCTTGAATGCAGGACCCAGTTGTAAAATCATTGCACCACAGCACTACTTGTagtcaaaaactccacaaagCACCTTAAAGTCTTTACACATGAACCCTTTGACTAATTCTCAAAAGCTTTCCAACCAAACCACAATGTTCATCAATTTTGGTTtggtgaaatgaaaaacaaaatgaaaaacaagactaggtcagaATCTAACTTGTGGCCAAAGCACCccttatctgtttgcttctgtcttactctctgtgctcaaatgtacagtattttaatgcagccaaattcccaataaagctgttctcatttacatgtttttctgttttctgttagacaaaggaacaagtatgaaagactacatgttaaccagaaatcactttcaagccattttcaagctgctgctctgtactgctaaaatcctgaatTTATAACCGTGAagtcgtctgacaaaatcaccatgctcataagttaaagacaacagctatGCTATGGTTtctgctatatttacttgtaaaatgatcactcagagagaaagttagaagctcattcacgtctgtgtcagctgccgtgcagtcagTTCAATTGAGAGGTGTATCTGCGGAGGGAAAGAATGACCTCGAGcttgcagggcaatactggcgactcttttgcggaaagtagctaaggtttgaCCAAAAAGTGGCCAGGTGCTTTTGTGAGGAAGACTCGCTAAAAGGTCtgaaaagtcgctaaatgtagcgacaaaggctcaaagttggcaacactgcctgaaATTGCtcccctgatgatgcaatagaaactgttttcaccaaattattttgaaagaccatcaaccaatggtgtaactttatcacgcactcagtcagtcagtcagtcagtcacaaacATTCCCGTTTttagggctggccccactgttggGATTAAGCCAAAAAGAAGCTTGATGTTGGTCATGTTGTATCATGTTGTCAACTTCTACCACCTACTTGCTTAGCATGTTGTGGGATAGTTATTTTTTCTCCTACAACACAAGATGCATTCAACAAGCCAAATACAATTAGTTATTTAGACAAATGGTGTGCTCGctgtttaaattcagtgtttcttgctTTCTAGGTGACTCACTAAGTTCTAGAGACTAATCTAATTTTCCACAGcaataaatataaagtattGAGGTAAATATGTAATACTTAAGGCCATTTTGGAGCTTTAGTATTACCTAAGTTAGCCATTGTGTCATTTTATACAGTTACCAATAGCCAGTTTCATTTGATTAGGTGTGAAACTGAGGTTAGTAATCGTAAATGTCATGAAATCTAAATGATTACTTTGTAAATACCTCTaaaatttgtcaaaaacattataaatatgtttttatgttaaatgtttttggtaAGAAGATGGTCTTGCAGAAGTACACAGGGACTCATGAGGCATCTTAACACACTAAAACAATGGCATCAGTCTGTGGATTTATTTACCACTTATGGTCACCTTGGCTATAGATGTCTGAAAAGCCACCATGCTCTTTCAGTTTACACATGTACCACTGTTAGTTGCAGAGGCACACTTACTGGCAACACTAGGTTTCAGGGAAGAAGacataaaatgcatttacagtCTAGGCTCCAACACTGAAACACCTGCGGgagtaaataaaacacaaaatgtcagcCTGCAGAGTGATaccaatttgtgtgtgtgtgcctgcatgccGGATTGCTATGTTTGTGTCCCTgtccctgtgtgtatgtgtgtgtgtatcgaaCCCAGACAATTGAGCATGCTGGCCCATGGAGGTTTTTCCCATGTCTGGTTAGAGGTGATTTATAGGAATTGGAGGAGAGGTGAAGCAATAATGGCTCTGCAGCTGTTGATGCCACAACTTACTACCAAAAAATTGAcaaagtgtgtgcgtgcgcatgtgcgtgtgaatgtgtgtgagggtgtgtgaatatactgtatacacatgtaATTTCTCAGAAACACATAGCCCCAGGGACAAGACCAAACAATATCTAATGGCCTGTGCACATCCTAAGTATTCTTGGACACAGTTGTTTGCAGTTACAGTTTAATTTAACCATTGCCCTACTTCCTAATCACTTTGTCTTTCTATCCTGCTTTAAAAAGAGAACTCCACAAAAGATTGAAAATGATTTGTCTTAAAATTTAGTCAGAATCTCAGTGCAGTTTGCATCAAATTTGGTTATGTAAAAGCTTTTTTGCAATGTCAGCACAGACAAATGTAGTTCGTCATGGTGGTCTGAGTATAGTTCCTGATAAACTGCGGCATGCTTTACAGTTATGAGTTCCAACCAATTTTTATGCCTAACCTGtgcattcactttttaaaacaaatcttaaCTGAAATAGGGAAAAATATGCCTCTCACAGCTGTAGAAAGAGTAACAACAAAAATCCTACAATCACACATATCaatatatgcatttattttcccTACAAGATTTATATATGCAGACATTGTCTCCTATGATGACATACAACAAAAGATAGATTGGGTATTTATCTTACATTTCAAGTGAtagaatttttttgtgtataataTTATTCTAAaaggcacatttaaaaaaactgcatccTTAATTTTTTGCATTATGTGCATTAATTTCTTCGTTAATTGTCCAATATTTCTAACGTTCTGTAAGTTTACTTGAAAGtttcagaaacaaaatattttcttccttgCTTTCAAATGGCATGGTCTTTTGAAAACATGTTCTTTACTGAAAGATAATACTGCAAACCATTCCTGTCTGCTGCAATTTTTGAAGAAGATAGAAACGTTGATAGATATTCTACTAAAACCTTCGAATGGGCCATCAGGTAACCTTCACTACTGTTAacacaaaatttcaaacaggCCAAGCACACATTCTTCTTACTAATACAGTGCATTGGAAAGACTCAATTTGATGACAAAGGGTACTCAGAGCATCAGCTCAGAGGAACTCAAAATAATGTAATCACTATGAAAGCCAAACTATGAatcacattattaaaaaaaaaaaaatctcagctgTGACTTTCTCTGAAAATTGCTGGTGTCATGTGGGAATGACATGTATGCATGCATTGGGTGTGAGTATGGGAGCATGCATGTCTGCTGGTGTttgcacatatgcatgcatatatcTATACGTCTTTTAAGcatgtatatctgtatatctgtgtgcctctgtgtttaCCTATCGatcttgtctgtgtgtcagaCTGGTCATCAGACTCTCAAATTGATCCATTTCTATTTCTCTTGAGTAAGAACATCATAGCTGATTGTTGACCCCGGCGTGTCCCTATTGTAATCTCTTAACCTGATATCTGAACATGAACAAACCTGAGTACTGGGACCATTATCATAAAcaatcattttgtaatttaactGAATGCAGTCCTGTCATTGTAGCTGTAGCACCTTAactgttttaactttaaagatgattttatacccattttactgtatatatttttgaattagTCGAGAATCCTACATGAAGAGTACAAATTAATATTTGCTGATGTAGAGAGAAGACTGAAGAAAGCTCTAATCATAAAATTgaagatatttggaaataaaatccTCAAAGCAGCTCTCACCAATAGGATTACTGCTTCATCAGCTCAGCATGTTCAGATGATCCAGAACCATTGAGAGGTCTGTGTATTTGGGTTTACCAAGTAATTCCAATGACCATagacagaatttttaaaaaaaaagaaacgattATGTGATTCTGCTTGAGCATTAGTTTAGAGAGATAATAGCCTACACTGGAAATTGATCATGTCTGAAAGGTTCGTATTGAACACTGATCATTTATAAACGGTCAACTGTCCAATCAAGGTGTGCTACTTTGATTTAATCTTGATATTAAGGCTTGAGCCTTAGACTAATCCCGAAAGAGTGGAGACTGTTAAGATAAAGGCCTCAAATGAGAAATGCAGAGGGATAACCATCCATGTCATTGTGTGTATTCAAACGTACaatctgaacaaaataaaacaataaaaacaaaacaataaatccaAAAACAATATGTATATACTTTATACACACTCCCTGAGCATGAACAGTAGTTATGTGCCACTGAGTAAAGCTAAGACACAACTGCTAAACCATGTGTCATAGGCAATTCCTGGGTATTGCATAATCCCTAAAACTCCCAAAATGCAATGACAGCCTTGCTCCAAGCCTTACAACAGACCACAGCCTCCTTTATGCGCTCTTCATCCTGCTCTGAGAGACTTCCATTTTGGGCGGTGCAAACAAACTGTAATCACTTCCCATTTTGGATTATTCAAGGGAAtgctgagagagacagacaggaattGAGACAGAGATATAACTGTTATGggatgcagtggtggaaaaagtatccagaacttttacttaagtaaaaggaGGAATATCGCAGTGTAAATTACTCTTTTACAAGCAAATGTTCAGCAAAGTGAAACTTAAACGAAGAGTTTtaatttttgggaaatacacatctttgttttcttgctgagagtgtGTTTTGAGAAGATTTATACCGCTCCAATGtctgtttgataaatacagtcAGTAACTACAGCCTGCAACTGTTTAGCTTGGCTAGCCTGGCTAGCCTGGCTAAATCCCAACATGACAAAACCCATATACCAGCACCCCTACaactcattaattaacactttatatctaattttttaaatctgtacgaaaattgtgtaaaaacaaTAGTTATGTGCCGGATTACTTCTAAGGTACGTGTTGTGACTTCCTGAAACGTAACATAACCTTTGGTAAGCCATAACctgatgtttttacacttcagttttggTATGGATTAAACAAGCGAGACCTAATTTATTACTTAgtcactacatttttttctacatttggaCTGAGCTAGGTGAGTtgttccccatttccagtctttatgttagGCTAATAAGCTAAAGGGTTGCTTTCACTAGCTTGATATTTActttacagacatgagaatggtataaatcttgtcatctaactggcagcaagacagcaaataagcgtatttccctgaatgttgaactattcttttttaattaaaagtatttcagtattatcaacaaaatttacttaaagtatcaTAAGTAATAGTGCTCATTATTCAGAATTGACCCTAACAATctaatatttttacactgtatatatttaaGTGTGTCTActgacacatttaaatgtactgATCATTTAATATTGTATCTAGTTGAGGTGGAGATAATATTAACTACTCACTTTGTGAGATATTCTTAGACAGTTTCATGTTCTTTATGACGATGCATTGGATTTTATATGCTGattaaagttttgtttaaaatcatAATATGCAAATTAAACAGTCTCTTGAAATGTAGCGTAGTGGCGTCAAAATGGGgatactcaagtaaagtgcaagtacctAAGAATTCACTTAAATGgcaatgtaatttatttttcaccGCTGAAGGGATGGGAAAAgtgaaacacagacaggagagCACAATAGAAAGCCAATCAAATGGACAGACAGGGATACATACAGGCCTTTATCTTTCTATCAAGCCACCTCATTCAGTCACTGAGCCACTACCGTGACACAGTAACTGTCTGAATTCCAGCCAACCTTAAGGACAGGGACCAGAAGCAGGTCAAGTTAATGTGTCACCAGCTTTGGCTTTCAGGCACCATTGTGAAATCCTTGTGTTAATACGTGCAGGCCATTTAGAGCTGTCGGTTGAGAAAGGGAGGGTTTATGGTCAAAGGGGCTTATCTCAGCGATTGATCCGCTGGTATAAAATGCCGGCGATGGCAGAGACTCAGCGTAGCCATGCTGCTTCAGCACTGAGCTTCCAAACCACctactctctccttctccttacAGTTTCAAAACCTTCATCTTCAGTCAGCCATGGGGGTTGCCTACAGCGTTGGAGAGTAAGTGAAACGCATCATCAAGACAACTGTAAACATAGTTATGTTGAATCCTGAATATTGTGGTGTTACCTGGACTTGAATCAGACaatatgttggtctgtttgCTTCCACCAATTTAGCtgtaagaaaatgtgattttagaaTTGCGAAGACCATTTAATTCTGACAAGATTTTGAatccaatctttttttttttatttgaagtcaAATCAGATCAAATGCATgggaaataaatatttttcaaagtcaTATGGCAGTGATTAGTGTTCTTGGTGTTGGGTGCATTTACTATTACATATGTGCAAGGAAAGAGTTATTATTGACATTCAATGGTAGAAGTCAGATTGATACATGGAGACCAAAGAGCtggtgattgtgtgtttgtgacaagAGAGTGAGATAGTTAGGggaagagaaacacagaggcTTATTTGAGTTTATACATCCTTACATTCAAATAGGTTTATATCATGAATTCCTGTGCAAATGCTTTCATTAATTGTAAATGAAAGAGCCATGGATTTCTTTAATTCTTAATTGTGGCTTATTTCCTCTGTCAAGAATGGTTTAAtgcttaaaatattcaaaacatgaATCACTTCCCTGGAATTCATGTTAAGGCATGTTGACCAGATATCAGAATATTGTGAACTGGCATGTGTTCAActtacagtttgtgtgtgggttgggACAACTGTCGTTAATGCTTTAAGACTGCACCTACACTACAAGTTCAGTATAAGATGAAGATTTATTTACCGTATTCTAGTCAAGATGATGTTGcctttcttttattatttattttctaataccattatgacagacacacacacacacactcacacatgtaggcgcgtgtgcgcacacacatacatttatactgtataagttAAAATTGCACTTTCTCCCTTTGCCGCTGCAGGGTTGACCACCTCTACACCTTCTTTGTGCAGTGGTCACCAGATATCTACACTAAAGGCAACAGGAAGCACAGCCAGCCCCGCTTTCTCATCAGAGAGAAACATCAGAACCGCTACCTGGTTGTAGAGAAGAACAAGGTCGCTGTGATCAACAAGCTCCTCAGCAACCCTGTTAGCCCCACTACTAAAAACTGGGAGGTACAGACTGCACtaacacacccacccacacacacacacacacacacacacacacacacacacacacacacacacacacacgcacacacgattacagattaaacaaaagcCCTCTGTGGTGCTTTAGGTCAAAACAGTAAGTCCtctacattttaaacatttgtaaaaagaaCATCAAGCATCCCCGAATAACAGTAACTGAGGAACTTAGGTGCTTGGCAGTTCTCCCAGAGGTTGCGGGAAATCCCACTGTCTCCATATATGGACATCCTTTCTTTAAATCCCTCCCAGCATCACAATACTGTTTAGTGAGAAAAGAAACTTGTTTAGTATCAGAGCTAGCCAATGAGAAGCCCCTAAACATAAGTTTTCAACCAATGGCATTTCCAACccagaaaatgaaagtaaccCAGAGGGTACAAAATTGATGGATGCTACCCAGCATGGCTTGAGTGCAGAACTTGACAGAGAAATCAGGAGTTATGAAGCTGTTGCCAGAAAATATCAAAGTGCTTTATTTTGCCTGTGATTATGTGGAGCCTTATGTGGAGGTAGGACTGCTATGCTGCATGTAATCATGTACTACATTTATGGGGAAAGGACACTTTACTTTGGTGGTTAAGATGGTTGTTTtgtcatcatccatccatctattctTACTAGCTGACTTGTCAACaaaaatttaattataaattCACTTGTGATTATGCTGTGTTAAAATTACATCCTGCGATTACTAGTACACTATTATACTAGTGCTTACCCTTTAGATTTTACATGTGCACTTTCATTACATGAGCCACTCATGAGTACCTGTGTAATGTAAGGGACATTTtcagaacagaaaaaatgagaatAGTGAGAATATGAAAGTGTTTGACATTAAGTATTTTCTAACTGATTTATTGGATTGTGTGCCCTCTACCAGATTATCAGAGTGAAGGACTCCAAACGCCGCCTGAGCCTATGTAGCTCAGAGGACTCAGAGGTGGAGGAGCCAGAATACCAGGAGGAAGCTGACGATGCTCTCCCTGTCCTGAGCGACCACAGCCAGCTGCTGGATGACACCCACCTGAAGCAAGTAATATACCTGGcaacatttaatcttagtgGACGATTTTGCATTGATTACAGCTTGTTTATAGCAAGTTTTGCCTTGATGAATTGTTGCTAATTATTTGCATACCTGTCAGTATGTCGTCTTTTGATTAACAACCCCTTTTCCAACAGCTCGCTGCTCACATGCCAGCAAGGACGCAGGGCTATCCATGGCAGCTGGCCTACAGCACCACCATCCATGGGAGCAGCCTGAACACACTCTACAGGAATATGGCTGGTCTGGACAGTCCTGTCCTGTTGGTCATCAAAGACATGCACAAAAAGGTTAGCATCTTTGTCTTTACCCTACAagcctttttttca
This sequence is a window from Xiphias gladius isolate SHS-SW01 ecotype Sanya breed wild chromosome 22, ASM1685928v1, whole genome shotgun sequence. Protein-coding genes within it:
- the LOC120784432 gene encoding nuclear receptor coactivator 7 isoform X2 — translated: MKLLPENIKVLYFACDYVEPYVEIIRVKDSKRRLSLCSSEDSEVEEPEYQEEADDALPVLSDHSQLLDDTHLKQLAAHMPARTQGYPWQLAYSTTIHGSSLNTLYRNMAGLDSPVLLVIKDMHKKVFGAFSSHPFRISKYCYGTGETFLFSFNPDFQAYRWSGENSYFVSGDLESLQIGGGGGGFALWLDADLYHGASFSCPTFHNAPLSTQEDFIVQDLEVWTVQN
- the LOC120784432 gene encoding nuclear receptor coactivator 7 isoform X1 — translated: MGVAYSVGEVDHLYTFFVQWSPDIYTKGNRKHSQPRFLIREKHQNRYLVVEKNKVAVINKLLSNPVSPTTKNWEIIRVKDSKRRLSLCSSEDSEVEEPEYQEEADDALPVLSDHSQLLDDTHLKQLAAHMPARTQGYPWQLAYSTTIHGSSLNTLYRNMAGLDSPVLLVIKDMHKKVFGAFSSHPFRISKYCYGTGETFLFSFNPDFQAYRWSGENSYFVSGDLESLQIGGGGGGFALWLDADLYHGASFSCPTFHNAPLSTQEDFIVQDLEVWTVQN